Proteins from a genomic interval of Actinoalloteichus hymeniacidonis:
- the opcA gene encoding glucose-6-phosphate dehydrogenase assembly protein OpcA, with the protein MIIDLPSTTTSKVNKKLVELRESGGAVALGRVLTLAIITDDGTQAEEAIAAANEASREHPCRVVLIAKGARRAAARLDAQIRVGGDAGASEVIMLRLYGPLADEGASCLVPLLLPDAPVVAWWPYETPKVPADDPIGRLAHRRITDAKSERNPVKALEHRAAVYADGDTDLAWTRLTSWRALLATALDLPPHEKVESATVTGRADSPSTTLLAAWLATALQVPVQRVRSEDGQGIVSVVLERPSGKITLDRPDGQVATLTQPGQPDRRVTLHRRSVRDCLIEELRRLDPDEIYSMTLKALPKVERRGSGTSAGRSTVKRSTRSSAKSSVASVAGKTTKTTKPSAATGAKASARAVAKSAGIARGGRRTAEPKPSRRSSAASARARGKAVENGEDAGEQS; encoded by the coding sequence GTGATCATCGACCTGCCCTCGACAACCACCTCGAAGGTCAACAAGAAGCTGGTCGAGCTCCGGGAGAGCGGCGGGGCCGTTGCGCTCGGCCGCGTCCTCACCCTCGCCATCATCACCGACGACGGAACCCAGGCCGAGGAGGCCATCGCGGCCGCCAACGAGGCCAGCCGGGAACATCCCTGCCGGGTGGTGCTCATCGCCAAGGGCGCCCGTCGTGCCGCGGCGCGATTGGACGCCCAGATCCGGGTCGGCGGCGATGCGGGCGCCAGCGAGGTGATCATGCTTCGGCTGTACGGCCCGCTGGCCGACGAGGGCGCGAGTTGCCTGGTGCCGCTGCTGCTGCCGGACGCCCCCGTGGTCGCCTGGTGGCCGTACGAGACACCGAAGGTGCCCGCCGACGATCCGATCGGACGGCTGGCGCATCGCCGGATCACCGACGCCAAGTCGGAGCGCAATCCGGTGAAGGCACTGGAACATCGGGCCGCGGTCTACGCCGACGGGGACACCGACCTGGCCTGGACCCGGCTGACCTCGTGGCGGGCCCTGCTCGCCACGGCGTTGGATCTGCCCCCGCACGAGAAGGTGGAGTCCGCCACCGTCACCGGTCGGGCCGATTCGCCGTCGACGACGTTGCTGGCGGCGTGGTTGGCGACGGCGTTGCAGGTGCCGGTCCAGCGGGTTCGCTCCGAGGACGGTCAGGGCATCGTCTCGGTGGTGCTCGAACGGCCGTCCGGCAAGATCACCCTGGACCGGCCGGACGGTCAGGTCGCCACGCTGACCCAGCCGGGCCAGCCGGATCGGCGGGTCACCCTGCATCGGCGCTCGGTCCGGGACTGCCTGATCGAGGAGCTGCGCAGGCTCGACCCCGACGAGATCTACTCGATGACGCTGAAGGCGTTGCCGAAGGTCGAGCGGCGGGGATCGGGCACCTCGGCAGGCCGGAGCACGGTCAAGCGCAGCACGCGCTCGTCGGCCAAGTCGAGTGTGGCGAGTGTGGCGGGCAAGACCACCAAGACGACGAAGCCCTCGGCCGCCACCGGGGCGAAGGCCTCGGCCCGGGCCGTCGCGAAGTCGGCCGGTATCGCCCGAGGCGGCAGGCGGACGGCGGAGCCCAAGCCGAGCAGGCGCAGCTCCGCGGCCTCGGCCCGGGCCAGGGGCAAGGCCGTCGAGAACGGGGAGGACGCCGGTGAGCAGAGCTGA
- the pgl gene encoding 6-phosphogluconolactonase, translating into MVHRSGEQLAEAVAARLVTVLSEAQELRGRASLVLTGGRTGGAVLTALRTTLARDAVDWSAVDFYWGDERFLPSGDEERNETLARANLLDHLPVDPARVYPMAASDGPFGADPDAAAADYARVLAEAAGEGDVPVFDVCLLGVGEEGHTASIFPDSPAVHEHERSVVAVRDCPKPPPTRISLTLRAIRSSAQVWLLTTGAGKAEAVAAAMRDADEVTVPAAGARGRDRTLWIVDSAAAALPDSGPPR; encoded by the coding sequence ATGGTGCACCGCTCCGGCGAGCAGTTGGCCGAGGCGGTCGCCGCCCGGCTGGTGACGGTGCTGTCCGAGGCGCAGGAGCTTCGGGGACGGGCGTCGCTGGTGTTGACCGGCGGCCGGACCGGGGGTGCGGTGCTGACCGCGCTGCGCACCACGCTGGCGCGGGATGCCGTCGACTGGTCTGCGGTGGACTTCTACTGGGGTGACGAACGGTTCCTGCCCTCGGGCGACGAGGAGCGCAACGAGACCCTGGCCAGAGCCAACCTGCTCGATCACCTGCCGGTCGACCCGGCGCGGGTGTACCCGATGGCGGCATCCGACGGCCCGTTCGGCGCCGATCCGGACGCGGCGGCGGCGGATTACGCCCGAGTACTGGCCGAAGCGGCAGGCGAGGGCGACGTACCGGTCTTCGATGTCTGCCTGCTGGGGGTCGGCGAGGAGGGCCACACGGCCTCGATCTTCCCGGACTCGCCTGCGGTGCACGAGCACGAACGCAGCGTCGTCGCCGTGCGGGACTGTCCCAAGCCGCCGCCCACCCGGATCTCTCTGACGCTGCGGGCGATCCGTTCGTCGGCACAGGTCTGGTTGCTGACGACCGGCGCGGGCAAGGCCGAGGCGGTCGCGGCCGCGATGCGGGACGCCGACGAGGTCACAGTGCCCGCCGCAGGCGCGCGTGGCCGGGACCGCACGCTGTGGATCGTGGACTCGGCTGCGGCCGCGCTGCCCGACAGCGGGCCGCCACGCTGA
- a CDS encoding DUF2267 domain-containing protein encodes MRHDEFIGQVQARARLSSRGEAEAATRAALETLGERVPERAADHLADQLPAEIGEHLRRTEIWDGAGPGERFDFEEFAHRVAERGHLHEPDAIYRTRVVLEVTGEATEGVLGKVRDQLPADLRPLVDAGSSGPLR; translated from the coding sequence ATGCGACACGACGAGTTCATCGGCCAGGTCCAGGCCAGGGCACGGTTGTCCAGCCGTGGAGAGGCCGAGGCCGCCACCAGGGCCGCGTTGGAGACCCTGGGCGAGCGAGTGCCGGAACGCGCCGCCGATCACCTCGCCGACCAATTGCCCGCCGAGATCGGCGAACACCTGCGCCGCACCGAGATCTGGGACGGCGCCGGGCCCGGCGAACGGTTCGACTTCGAGGAGTTCGCCCACCGAGTGGCCGAGCGCGGCCATCTGCACGAGCCCGACGCGATCTATCGCACCCGGGTGGTGCTGGAGGTGACCGGCGAGGCCACCGAGGGTGTGCTGGGCAAGGTGCGGGATCAGTTGCCCGCCGACCTACGTCCGCTGGTCGATGCGGGCAGCAGCGGCCCGCTGCGGTGA
- a CDS encoding nuclear transport factor 2 family protein, with product MQPRELVDHAVDLVLASKMQAFAALWAEDGILEFPFADSGAARRLTGRAAVQEYLGAYPEILRPQRLAEKVVHQSTEAETMIVEFAIEGTVVPTGRPYLMRYIAVITVRDGEIAHYRDYFSPLAAADILAGTGAAGQALSGGAPG from the coding sequence ATGCAACCTCGTGAACTGGTCGACCACGCCGTGGACCTCGTACTCGCCTCGAAGATGCAGGCCTTCGCCGCGTTATGGGCCGAGGACGGGATCCTGGAGTTCCCCTTCGCCGATTCGGGAGCCGCTCGGAGATTGACCGGTCGAGCCGCAGTCCAGGAGTACCTCGGCGCCTACCCCGAGATCCTGCGGCCGCAGCGGCTCGCGGAGAAGGTGGTGCACCAGAGCACCGAAGCAGAGACCATGATCGTCGAGTTCGCCATCGAGGGCACCGTCGTCCCCACCGGACGGCCCTATCTGATGCGCTACATCGCGGTCATCACCGTCCGAGACGGCGAGATCGCACACTATCGCGACTACTTCAGCCCGCTCGCCGCCGCCGACATCCTGGCGGGCACCGGAGCGGCGGGGCAGGCCCTGAGCGGCGGTGCGCCGGGCTGA
- a CDS encoding SDR family NAD(P)-dependent oxidoreductase, which yields MFGAGTGLGASVARRFGREGFRVALVARRQERLQTLAGELAEEGTEASVFSADLAEPAGVPALIAAIRDRLGRIDVVEYGPISTAEGFTPAAELDAAALQELIPLLLLTPVEVVQAVLPEWTERGDSAFLLTQGYSAVQPMPHLSGLGPVMSAARK from the coding sequence GTGTTCGGCGCTGGAACCGGCCTCGGCGCATCCGTCGCCCGCCGCTTCGGACGCGAGGGCTTCCGGGTCGCGCTGGTGGCCCGCAGGCAGGAACGGCTGCAGACCCTCGCCGGGGAACTCGCCGAGGAGGGCACCGAGGCCAGCGTGTTCTCTGCCGACCTCGCCGAGCCCGCCGGGGTGCCCGCTCTCATCGCGGCGATCCGGGACCGCCTCGGTCGCATCGACGTGGTCGAGTACGGGCCGATCAGCACCGCCGAGGGATTCACCCCGGCCGCCGAGTTGGACGCGGCCGCCCTCCAAGAGCTGATCCCGCTCCTGCTGCTCACCCCCGTGGAGGTGGTGCAGGCCGTGTTACCGGAGTGGACCGAACGCGGCGACAGCGCCTTCCTGCTCACCCAGGGCTACTCGGCGGTGCAACCGATGCCGCACCTCAGCGGCCTGGGTCCGGTGATGTCCGCAGCCCGGAAATAA
- a CDS encoding FMN-dependent NADH-azoreductase, producing the protein MTLLRVDTSVRRLGSITRELADIMAATWPADQVVHRDLTGCPDLHAAWHQAASAGFLPEPHWTPAMRRGKALAADFADEVLAATEIVVGAPLYNFGTPASVKSWVDLLITDPRFDPRHTLPGRALAGVPLTLVIARGGSYAPGAPREGWDHATPYLRRIFGDLFGAEVTVIAAELTAAEIDPALAELRPQADLSRAEARALAERTAAHLAERRAHDRELSTGTTGVDVG; encoded by the coding sequence ATGACTTTGCTGCGCGTCGACACGAGTGTTCGCCGACTCGGCTCCATCACTCGGGAACTCGCCGACATCATGGCGGCTACCTGGCCAGCCGACCAGGTCGTCCATCGTGACCTCACCGGCTGCCCCGACCTTCATGCGGCCTGGCACCAGGCCGCCTCGGCGGGGTTCCTGCCCGAGCCGCACTGGACGCCTGCGATGCGCCGGGGCAAGGCGCTGGCCGCCGACTTCGCCGACGAGGTCCTCGCCGCCACCGAGATCGTCGTGGGTGCACCGCTGTACAACTTCGGCACCCCGGCGAGTGTGAAATCCTGGGTCGACCTGTTGATCACCGATCCGAGGTTCGACCCGAGGCACACCTTGCCCGGACGGGCGCTGGCGGGGGTGCCGCTCACGCTGGTGATCGCGCGCGGTGGCAGTTACGCCCCCGGCGCCCCACGCGAGGGCTGGGATCACGCGACGCCCTATCTCCGACGTATCTTCGGTGACCTCTTCGGTGCGGAGGTCACCGTGATCGCCGCCGAGCTGACGGCGGCCGAAATCGATCCAGCGTTGGCCGAGCTGCGGCCGCAGGCGGACCTGTCCCGCGCCGAGGCGCGGGCCTTGGCCGAGCGCACGGCCGCGCATCTCGCCGAACGGCGGGCGCATGATCGGGAACTGTCGACCGGCACGACCGGGGTCGACGTGGGATGA
- a CDS encoding sigma-70 family RNA polymerase sigma factor — translation MNERDKAARRFEEHRSHLRAVAYRIVGSHTEAEDAVQETWLRYDRSDTGAVDNLRGWLTRVVARVCLDMLRSRRARRDRPTPWPEPESDYSRTGNEPDPDAIDPEHEAVLSDSVGRALLVMMETLSPAERIALVLHDSFAVPFAEIAPLLDRSPGAAKKLAVRARQKIRDTETRQSDLYRHRRIVDAFLAAVRSGDLDRLLTILHCDVVRRVDGDLAEQAPIEVRGARNVVEEARLFAGRARYARLVLIDGAPGAVVTDRGRPTLALTFVIKEERIIEFEVITRSARLRRMRFAPGLSVRERAAALRPHP, via the coding sequence ATGAACGAACGGGACAAGGCCGCACGGCGGTTCGAGGAGCATCGAAGCCACCTGCGAGCGGTCGCCTATCGAATCGTCGGCTCGCACACCGAGGCCGAGGACGCCGTGCAGGAGACCTGGCTGCGCTACGACCGCTCCGACACGGGCGCCGTCGACAACCTCCGGGGCTGGCTGACCCGGGTCGTCGCGCGGGTGTGCCTGGACATGCTGCGTAGTCGACGAGCGCGACGCGACCGACCGACACCATGGCCGGAACCGGAATCCGACTACTCCCGGACGGGGAACGAACCCGATCCCGACGCGATCGATCCCGAGCACGAGGCCGTGCTGTCCGACTCGGTCGGCCGTGCGCTACTGGTGATGATGGAGACGTTGTCACCCGCCGAGCGCATCGCGCTGGTCCTCCACGACAGCTTCGCCGTCCCCTTCGCGGAGATCGCACCCCTTCTCGACCGTTCCCCGGGCGCAGCGAAGAAATTGGCGGTCCGAGCCCGGCAGAAGATACGGGACACCGAGACCCGCCAATCCGATCTGTACCGACATCGCCGGATCGTCGACGCCTTCTTGGCCGCCGTCCGCAGCGGTGATCTCGACCGACTACTGACGATCCTGCATTGCGATGTCGTGCGGCGAGTGGACGGCGATCTCGCGGAACAGGCGCCCATCGAGGTGCGTGGCGCGCGCAACGTCGTGGAGGAGGCACGGCTCTTCGCCGGACGAGCCCGCTACGCCCGACTCGTCCTGATCGACGGTGCACCCGGCGCCGTGGTGACCGATCGCGGCAGGCCCACACTGGCTTTGACCTTCGTGATCAAGGAGGAGCGGATCATCGAGTTCGAGGTGATCACTCGATCGGCGCGACTGCGAAGAATGCGATTCGCCCCTGGGCTGTCGGTGAGAGAACGTGCGGCGGCTCTCCGACCCCACCCGTGA
- a CDS encoding RNA polymerase-binding protein RbpA encodes MAGGNAIRGTRVGAGPIGESERGESAPRRRVSYWCANGHEVRPSFAVEADEPEFWDCPRCGCPAGRDEEQPPAPPRNEPYKTHLAYVKERRSDSDGKAILDEALKRLRERRGE; translated from the coding sequence ATGGCTGGTGGTAACGCAATCAGGGGCACGCGAGTCGGGGCGGGCCCGATAGGCGAGTCGGAACGAGGGGAATCGGCGCCTCGGCGTCGAGTCTCCTACTGGTGCGCCAATGGCCATGAGGTGCGGCCATCCTTCGCGGTGGAAGCGGACGAGCCGGAGTTCTGGGACTGTCCACGCTGCGGTTGTCCCGCAGGGCGTGACGAGGAGCAGCCTCCGGCACCACCGCGTAACGAGCCGTACAAGACGCACCTGGCGTACGTGAAGGAACGACGCAGCGATTCGGACGGCAAGGCGATCCTCGACGAGGCGCTCAAGAGACTCCGCGAGCGCCGAGGCGAGTAA
- the secG gene encoding preprotein translocase subunit SecG, giving the protein MRLFLHVMLVISSLALILLVLLHKGRGGGLSSLFGGGMQSTLSGSNVAEKNLDRITYFTSAIWVICIVAVGLLVRVEV; this is encoded by the coding sequence ATGAGACTCTTCCTGCACGTCATGCTGGTGATCTCCAGCCTGGCTCTGATCCTGCTTGTATTGCTGCACAAGGGTCGCGGGGGCGGCCTGTCGTCGTTGTTCGGCGGCGGGATGCAGTCGACCTTGTCCGGATCGAACGTCGCGGAGAAGAATCTCGACCGGATCACGTACTTCACGTCCGCGATCTGGGTCATCTGCATCGTGGCGGTGGGTCTGCTGGTCCGGGTCGAGGTCTGA